A segment of the uncultured Desulfobulbus sp. genome:
CAAAGATTTCTGGCGGTGGCTCCGGTCTTGCCCCAACCGGTCTTGCCTTCATACCCCGCCATATCGAGCGCGGCCTTGGTGGAACTTGCGCCCCTGGCTGAAGCTACAATACCGCCGCCAACCGCAGCCCCGACAGCAGCGCTTGCCCCAGCGACCATGGCCCCAGTGGAAAGAAGTGAACTTCCATTACCGGTATGGGTTCCATTGATGATACCGGCGCAGACATCCGGGATGGTTTTCACCAAGGCAAGCAGGACAACAGAGGCACCAATGAGAATGAGCAAATCATAAAGTTGCGCATCCGTGGTCTCGAATTCGGTGATAAAGGAAAGACCGATGCCCAGGACAAGTTGCAACACGAACAGTTTAAAGGCTACGGACAGGGCATAGCGCATGGTGTTGATGGCATACTCCTTCAACAAGCTCGACCCACCAAATCCAAGCAAAAGAATGGAAGCATTCATGGCCACATAGGCCTCACATTTGATGAGCACAATTTGTGCGGCCATCAGCGCGAAACAGGCCATTATGATGCAACCCAAAATGAGGTATCCCAACGAGTCGACCGGCGACCAAGCCGATGTTTTATCAAGTATTTGCTTGACGATGTTTGCACCAATTTTGAACGCGTCCAAGGTGATATCGGGACCGCCCAAGCTGGCTGCCAGAGAACGCAAGCCATTGATCAGGTTCATTGACCAAACGCTGTAATTCTTGATTACGGAAAAAATAAAACCCGCAAACAGCAACATAAGCACAAACTGTTTCACCGAAGAAGCAATTTCGTCTCTATTTAACGACACTTTTATACCGAGCAAAGCTACATCTAGAACGAGACACCAATAAAACAATTTTTCAGCATATATTTGCAAAGCACTGCCGTAGGATGATGCTTTTGTGGAAAATTTATTCAATATATTGTAGACAACATTGTCACTATCTGCATAGCAACTTTGGCTACTCAACATCATGATCAATAAAAGAATCCCAACAAATAGCAGAGGCTTCAAAATGCGCGAAAAATCGTTTTTGATCATTCTACTCGTTTCTTCCGGAATCATATTTTCTGGATGTGACAAGAGCAAAGAAAGCTC
Coding sequences within it:
- the trbL gene encoding P-type conjugative transfer protein TrbL; this translates as MIPEETSRMIKNDFSRILKPLLFVGILLLIMMLSSQSCYADSDNVVYNILNKFSTKASSYGSALQIYAEKLFYWCLVLDVALLGIKVSLNRDEIASSVKQFVLMLLFAGFIFSVIKNYSVWSMNLINGLRSLAASLGGPDITLDAFKIGANIVKQILDKTSAWSPVDSLGYLILGCIIMACFALMAAQIVLIKCEAYVAMNASILLLGFGGSSLLKEYAINTMRYALSVAFKLFVLQLVLGIGLSFITEFETTDAQLYDLLILIGASVVLLALVKTIPDVCAGIINGTHTGNGSSLLSTGAMVAGASAAVGAAVGGGIVASARGASSTKAALDMAGYEGKTGWGKTGATARNLWNANSAARRERNAWGSIGQRMNSHLKDGRDASKLQEDLSSSIATTSKPPPPSDSEPTEEPSGN